Genomic DNA from Corylus avellana chromosome ca4, CavTom2PMs-1.0:
CAAATGATTCAAATctatttagtttctttttccGGTGGAGTGCAGACCAGAAAAATAGCCTTGTGGGTTGCTCTCAAAAGTGTCCCTTGAGATATGGGCTCCTCCTCCACTGCCCGGAGCAACCATCATGCCACCGCTGCCACCACCCTTTGAGGAGCCACCTCCGCCACCTCCTTTGCCAgctcctccaccaccacctcctccaccaccgccaccgcctCCTTTGCCACCGCCATCGCCTCCTTTGCCGCCCATTCTAAAAATATGTAGCTACTTAAGGTGTAGACTGTAGTAGATGATGAAGATGTGGGTCTTAACTCTTAAGAGTAGTGTTGATTAAAGGAAGAAATGGGTGATTATTTATAGGGAGATAAATATGGTCAAATAACTTAATTTTAATGctcattacctgcaaatgagtaATGGGATTCTCGGAAAATAGGCAGTGCATGAATGCTTGCATGGGTTACTGGAGAGGTCACGCCTAGattactccaattttttttctttcttttttctactcaaaattgcagaaaaattaaaccaaagttCGACTTTCAATCTTACGTTGATGCACCCTTAATCTTCTCGTTTCTAGTGTTTTTTCCTGTAACGCGCCGATCACGTTGCctaagggcatgtttggatATGTGTTTAAAAGGTTTAAAAGTGTATTTAGCACTTAAAANNNNNNNNNNNNNNNNNNNNNNNNNNNNNNNNNNNNNNNNNNNNNNNNNNNNNNNNNNNNNNNNNNNNNNNNNNNNNNNNNNNNNNNNNNNNNNNNNNNNTCATGTTTCCCATGAAGAGGGTCAACTCTATTGTCACGGCGGCCGATATGGCGGCTCTTTTCATGGCGGCCAACTCGGCGGCCAAGCGGATATCCGGCGGCAAGGTCAGGATCCTGCCGGATTCCGAAGGCGGCAGGGAAGAGGTGGGTGCGGCGGCGGAGGAAAGTGGGTCGAGATTGAGTTTGGAGGGAGTTGATGAGGTGTTCGCGTCGCCGGAGTTCAAGTTTAGGTTATCTGTGTGCCGGTCAAGGAAGCCGGGGTTGGAGACAATTACAGAAGAGCCCATTCGTTCAAGATAAGtacaatatctatatatatatacatatatagatgtgtttgtttgtaattgtaggttaattaatttatctGACAGTTCTATTAATTGAATTTGCTCTCAAACTTTTTGCATGGAGAGGAATTAATTATTGGTTGCTGATTTCCTTTGGATTTGGGAAGAATTTTATTTACGATTTTGGTGTGTAATCACCAACCCCTGTAAAAAgttgataaaattaaataaggCTAATTAATAGCTGTTAGATTTTGAATATTCCTCTTGGAATAGTCAATtcctaaggaaaaaaaaaaaacaagtaatgtCACTTTCTACGGCCCaacccattaagttttttttcttttccttttacaagacttttttttttttggtgaaatatttttctttccaagaCTTGAATATATCATCAAATTCTCCAATTAAGCTGGTCTTCTGTACCGTGATTTGCGGGCGAAGTTGGGACTTGGTTTCTGGAAAAagttacaatttatttttatgttaagtGGATTGTTTATTAATTCTTCTCTACATAAATGAGTTGGGTAGAATGTggttaaataaaataaggaacCAAATATCCTGtgactcatttaaaatagtgtcaaatatctataaacatttaaaatacacattaaattcttaaccttattaatagcagtttattaatttagactaagggcttgtttgagattgcgttttaGGAACccaaaagtacttttaatgCTCAAAAAGCTCGTTTGAAGAAAAGTACTCAtttgataaaagaaattaaaagcacttttaaatattcaaaaagtctaaaaattgccaaaaaacacttttgacaaaagcttaaaaatgaagattttgtccaaaaactctttttgattttttttttggaaatataccatactcattcattgataaaagtcgCGAGCCTAACGCTCttacaaacaaagcaaaaagctctgaactaaatcatagtcgaagctaaagatatagtcatcaacaacagaccaaatcaaccataacacagcatccgctaactTATAACTAATCATCAGGTTTAAAAAttagatctgcatcaaacagataccatctaatgcataggtagcgcttattcctcggccttaaAAGCAAAACCCCCAAAACCGATACTTATttctcggccttgagagcaaaacctcCAAACCGATACTCATAATAACGGGCagcaacaaagcaggaggagagaaccttattacaagcaaaaagaaaaaaccatacaGAGAAATAAATGGAACAGTAAAACAAAtacaggaaaagaaattacagaaaaacaaaaatacaaggaaataaatgcgaaaaacacaTAAAGCGGGTCACGGTagccggaggaggccgatcgcaAGCTGGCCAAAAACCGCCGcagaaggtggcacaaaaagcttggcgcaGGAGGGGCGCGTGAAAAGACTCGACAGCAAGCGGTGAGCGGCGAACcgggcgcggaggagatcggcggcacacacaaacaaacagggagggggagagtttgagtgaaaacccccaaaaacaatacccaccgagagagaacacaaaaacaacataacagaaaacaccaaagacagaaacaagcctaaaaacaaaaatcgggtAGCAAAGAAGCAAAATCAAAGAACGAAAGCAAAGAAGCACAATCAGGGAGAAACGAAAACAAACCCAGCCGGATTTTATATTTTAGGCGATTAGTAAAATCCAAAATCTACTAACAGGcggttagtaactctaataaccactaaccgctttttaaaagatttttttttttaaaaaaaaaaaaaaacaaaatgatgtcgtttgaCATCGGTTaagggttttgaaaaaacctaaaactgcTAACTGTAAGtgtaaccgcctaggcggttagcaatttttcctaaccgccttcaaaagcggttagtggtATGTGTTGTGCCTCACTTATTAAGTgagagtttgagtccacacgtaaagaaaagtattaaaatataaaataaataattaaattcattaatttttatcagcttaagcttttgggataaaatgAGTATTTAacaagagagagatagagagaaaccACGTGTGTTAATTTACAATAtgcatttagtgcatttaggaaaataatattgtcttttttctttgggaggtaaattttttggacaagtttatcatcctaaatgcattaaatggagaggatcattttcccatatatatCTAGCATAGACAACCATAAATAAGATGAGGAAAACACCCCTTAAACACATTAATTCCAAGTACCCTTTAACTTCTACAATAAGGAATTTGGCTAGGAGGTcgtttatcacatatatatatatatatatatatatatatatataggagttgGCATGGTTAGCTAGGcaaagggtgtgtttggcaaaggccttTGGGGCCCCAAActattcattaattttatttttattttttcaatatttttactttttacatcatattagtcatttttttattattattcaaataaaaaattactacaaaacaaaattttttcacttttttataccacacATTGTACTT
This window encodes:
- the LOC132179848 gene encoding uncharacterized protein LOC132179848, whose protein sequence is MAALFMAANSAAKRISGGKVRILPDSEGGREEVGAAAEESGSRLSLEGVDEVFASPEFKFRLSVCRSRKPGLETITEEPIRSR